In the Alistipes provencensis genome, GAGAACTCGTCGCCTTCCTCGTAGTTGAGGTTGGGGGCGATGAACCCGCCCTGCATCATCAGCAGGGAGTAGATCACCTCGCTGGCTCCGGCCATCCACATTTCGTGTCCCGTCTGCGATTTGGTCGAGGTGACATAGGGTTTGTGGCTGCCGAACACGGCGTCGATGGCCTGCGCCTCGTTGGCGTCGCCCAGCGGCGTCGAGGTGGCATGGGCGTTCACATAGCCGATCTCCCCGAGCCCGATGCCGGCATTGGCCACGGCGCGCTGCAGCGAGCGCGACGGTCCGTCCACGTTGGGCACGGAGATATGGTCGCCGTTCGACGAGAAGCCGTATCCGGCGACCTCGGCAAGGATCGTCGCCCCGCGGCGCCGGGCCGATTCGTAGCTTTCGACGATGAGCGTCGCCGCGCCGCCGCTGGGGACGAGCCCGTCGCGCGACCGGTCGAACGGGCGCGAGGCCTTCGTCGGCTCGTCTTCGCGGGTGGAGAATGCGGCCAGCGTGTCGAAATTGGCCACCGAGTAATCGTTGACCTCCTCGCAGCCGCCGCAGATCACACACTCCTGCATTCCGTTGCGGATCAGCAGCGCGGCCAGCCCGATGGCGTGCGAACTGCTCGCGCAGGCCCCCGAGACGGTGAAGTTCACCCCTTTCAGGTTGAAGATCACCGAGAGGTTCATCGAGACCGTAGAGTTCATCGACTGGAAGATGTTGCCCGAGCCGATCATGGCGGTGTCCTTCGTTTGGCGGACCTTGTCGATTCCCTCCACCACGGCCGCGGCGCTGCTGTCGTTGCCGTAGAGGATGCCGACTTCGTTCCGGGCGAGGTATTCGGCCGTGATTCCGGCCTGCCCGAGCGCTTCGAGCGTGGCGATGTAGGCGTACTGTCCCTCTTCGGGCAGGCAGATTCGCTGCCGGCGGTCGAGTTTTCCCTTCAGGTCGGGATGCGGCAGCAGTCCGGAGAGTGCCGACCGGTACCCGAATTCATGCCGGCCGGGGACGATGCCGATACCCGAGCGGCCTTCGTAGAGCGATTCCGCGACAGCCTCTTTTCCGACTCCGATGCAGGAGTAGATGCCCATGCCCGTGATTACGACGCGTCTTTCCATCAGTAGATACCTCCGTTTATTGAAATCGTTTCCCCCGTGATGTAGGCCGCCTTGTCCGAGCAGAGGAATGCCACCAGTTCGGCTACCTCCTCCGCCTGACCGAAGCGTCCTGCGGGAATCTGTTTGCTGAGCTCTTTTTGGTCCAGTTCGGCGGTCATCTCCGTGGCGATGAACCCCGGGGCGACGGCGTTGACCGTGACGCCGCGCCGGGCGACCTCCTGTGCGAGGGCTTTCGTCGCGGCGATCATGCCGCCCTTTGCCGCCGAATAGTTCGTCTGGCCGGGCAGACCCTTGAGACCCGAGAGCGAGACGATGTTCACGATCCGTCCCCGGCGCCGGGTCAGCATCGGTTGCAGGAGCGGCTGCGTGACGTGGTAAAAGCCGCCCAGCGAGGTGGCGATCACCCGGTTCCAGTCGTCGGCGGGCATCCAGACCATGAGGTTGTCGCTGCGGATACCGGCGTTGTTGACCACGACCTCGACGAATGCCTCGGGGTGCGCCCCGGACCACGCTTCGAGTGCTTCCCGGGCGGCCGTCGCGTCGGCGACATCGAATTTGAGCAGTTCGCCCTCCGAGCCCGCGGCACGGACGGCCCCGAGCGTGCGTTCCGCTTCGGCGTCGTCCGACCGGTAATTGATGAGCAGGCGGTATCCTTCCGCTGCGAGCCTCTCGCAGATTGCCCGGCCTATTCCGCGCGAGCCGCCCGTGACAAGTGCGTATCGTGTCATAGTTCGATGTTTTTCCGCATGAGGTAATCCACCGTCCGGGCGATGTCACGGTATTTCGGCGTGTCGTCCCGGAAAGCGGGGAAGAAGGCCCTGATCTGGTCGTATATTTCGCGCGACGCGGGTGCCAGCCGGTCGGCGGCGGCGAGGCAGTCGACGGCCTGCACGATGGCCATGAAGTGGATCGCCATGACCTGATAGCCGTTCTCGACAACCGTGCGGGCGATCAGTGCCGAGTTCGTGCCCATGCTGACGATGTCTTGGTTGTCGTTGTTGTTGGGGATGCTGTGGACATAGTTGGGCATCGACAGCGTCTGGCATTCGGCCGTCGTGGAGGTCGCCGTGAACTGCGACGCTTGCAGCCCGTAGTTGAGTCCCAGCTCGCCCATGTTGACGAACGGAGGCAGGATGCCGTTGATGCGGTCGTGGAACAGGTAGTTGAGCTGACGTTCGGCGAGCATCGTGAGCTTGGTGACGGCGATTTTGAGCTTGTCCATCTCGAACGAAACATAGTCGCCGTGGAAATTGCCGCCGTGGTATACGTTCTCCGTCGTCGGATTGACGATCGGGTTGTCGCAGGCCGAGTTCAGTTCCCCGACGAGGACGCTTTCCGCCTGTTCGAGCGTGTCGCGGACCGGGCCGAGCACCTGCGGAACGCAGCGCAGCGAGTAGTAGGGCTGGACCTTGTGTTTGAAAACGGCTTCGCCGTCGTGGGCCCCGTCGTAGAGTTCGGCCTGCCGGTCGCGCATGCTGCGGCTTCCTGCGAGCCATTTGCGCATGAAGGCCGCCACGACCTGCTGCCCTTCGTGGTGTTTGACGGCGTTGATCTCTTCGGAGAGGAAGTCGTCGTACGATCCGGCGATCTCGTTGACGAGGGCCGAGGCGACGCACCCCCAGCCCAGCAGCCGTTTGGCCAAGATGATGTTGTTGAGCCCGATGCCCGTCATCACGGAGGTGCCGTTGGTGATGCACAGCCCTTCGCGGATGTGGATCGACATGGGGCGCAGGTTCTCCTCGCGCAGCACCTCGCCGGCCGACCGCCATTCGCCGTGGTAGTGGACCTCACCTTCGCCGATGAGCGCAAGGGCCAAATGGGCCAACTGCACCAGATCGCCGCTGGCCCCGACG is a window encoding:
- the fabG gene encoding 3-oxoacyl-ACP reductase FabG, encoding MTRYALVTGGSRGIGRAICERLAAEGYRLLINYRSDDAEAERTLGAVRAAGSEGELLKFDVADATAAREALEAWSGAHPEAFVEVVVNNAGIRSDNLMVWMPADDWNRVIATSLGGFYHVTQPLLQPMLTRRRGRIVNIVSLSGLKGLPGQTNYSAAKGGMIAATKALAQEVARRGVTVNAVAPGFIATEMTAELDQKELSKQIPAGRFGQAEEVAELVAFLCSDKAAYITGETISINGGIY
- a CDS encoding beta-ketoacyl-[acyl-carrier-protein] synthase family protein, which produces MERRVVITGMGIYSCIGVGKEAVAESLYEGRSGIGIVPGRHEFGYRSALSGLLPHPDLKGKLDRRQRICLPEEGQYAYIATLEALGQAGITAEYLARNEVGILYGNDSSAAAVVEGIDKVRQTKDTAMIGSGNIFQSMNSTVSMNLSVIFNLKGVNFTVSGACASSSHAIGLAALLIRNGMQECVICGGCEEVNDYSVANFDTLAAFSTREDEPTKASRPFDRSRDGLVPSGGAATLIVESYESARRRGATILAEVAGYGFSSNGDHISVPNVDGPSRSLQRAVANAGIGLGEIGYVNAHATSTPLGDANEAQAIDAVFGSHKPYVTSTKSQTGHEMWMAGASEVIYSLLMMQGGFIAPNLNYEEGDEFSARLNIPSARVDTQFDAFLSNSFGFGGTNSTLIIRKFRQ
- a CDS encoding HAL/PAL/TAL family ammonia-lyase — protein: MVIYDLQLSLQELGRVVFGNEPLALSDGARKRIGACYDFLKRFAANKVIYGINTGFGPMAQWRISDRHLSELQYNIIRSHATGAGDPLCDTDVRAVIVARLGTLVQGYSGIHVSVADLLVEFLNRGIYPMIPRHGSVGASGDLVQLAHLALALIGEGEVHYHGEWRSAGEVLREENLRPMSIHIREGLCITNGTSVMTGIGLNNIILAKRLLGWGCVASALVNEIAGSYDDFLSEEINAVKHHEGQQVVAAFMRKWLAGSRSMRDRQAELYDGAHDGEAVFKHKVQPYYSLRCVPQVLGPVRDTLEQAESVLVGELNSACDNPIVNPTTENVYHGGNFHGDYVSFEMDKLKIAVTKLTMLAERQLNYLFHDRINGILPPFVNMGELGLNYGLQASQFTATSTTAECQTLSMPNYVHSIPNNNDNQDIVSMGTNSALIARTVVENGYQVMAIHFMAIVQAVDCLAAADRLAPASREIYDQIRAFFPAFRDDTPKYRDIARTVDYLMRKNIEL